The genomic window TGCAAAAGCTCAGTACTTGTTTTGCAGGCCGCGCTGCGAAGCGTAGTACGCAGCGAGGTTCTCGATCTCCGCCGAGGTGAGCGGCTTGGCGAATCCGCCCATGATCGGATCCTTGCGAGCACCGGTCTTGTAGTCGCGCATCGCCTTGGCGATATAGTCCGGGTGTTGACCGGCGATGCGCGGAAAATCGGCCGTGGGGCTATTACCGTCCGGGCCGTGACAGGCGGCGCAGACCTCGGTTGCCTTCTTTCTGCCCGCCTCGATATCGGCGGCCGCCACAGAGCTGATACCGGCCACGAACGCGGCCACTGCAAGAATGAATCGCGTCATGATGGCCTGTCCTACTTGGTTGCCGCGGTCTGCGTACCCTGCCCGCCATAGTAGGCGGCCAGCGCGGCCATGTCCTGCTCGGTGAGCGACGACGCGATGGCGCGCATGGTTTCGTTGTTGCGTGTTCCGGCCTTGTAAGCCTGCAGTGCCTTGACGATGTACGCGGGGTGCTGCCCGCCGAGCTTGGGCACGCTGTAGACCTCGGGAAACGCCATCCGATAGCCCTCTATTCCATGGCAGCCCTGGCACATCGCAAGCTTGTTGCGTACGTCCTGGACCCCGCTCTCCTCGGCTGCACCTGCTTCGGCGGCAAATGCCGCGGCCAGCACGGCGAGCAACAGCGTGCGCTTGCGCTTCATCGGGAACCTTGTCGAGTGTGTCTTGAAAACATCGAAACGCGCCGGATTATACAGGAAGTTTCCCGCGCGACTGCGCATTGTGCAAGGCTCTCGCGTCCACCATAATGGCGTCGCGGGCCGATACCGGCTCGGCTCACGCTGCGCGCCGTGCGTTTCCTCCACAATATTCCCGTCACCCGGCTGCTGCCGTTTCTCGCCTGGCTGCCGAAGACCAACCGGCACACGTTGCGCTCGGACGCGATGGCGGGATTGATCGGTGCGGTGATCGTGCTGCCGCAAGGCGTGGCGTTCGCCACCCTGGCCGGCATGCCCCCGGAATACGGCTTGTATGCCGCCATGGTACCCGCCGTGGTGGCGGCGCTGTTCGGTTCGTCGTTCCATCTGGTCTCCGGTCCGACCAACGCGCTCTCCATCCTGCTGTTCGCACAGCTTGCGCCGCTCGCCGAGCCCGCCTCCGTCGAGTACGTGCAGCTCGCGCTCACGGTCACCTTCCTGACCGGCGCCATGCAACTGACGCTGGGCCTGGCGGGCATGGGCGTGCTGGTGAACTTCATCTCGCACAGCGTGGTCATCGGTTTCACCGCGGCTGCCGGCCTGCTGATCATCGCGAGTCAGCTGTCGAATTTCTTCGGTGTGGATATTCCTCGCGGCAGCAGTTTCTTCCAGATCCTGCGCGTTTTCGTCGCCGAGGCTGCGAGCGGCGGGATCAACTGGATGGTGACGCTCGTGGCCGTGTTCACGATCGCGATCGCGATCGTGACGCGCCGCTTCTATCCCAAGTTTCCCTACATGATCGTCGCGGTCGTCGCCGGCGCGCTGTTCGGCGCAGGGGTGGAGTGGCTATTCGGACGGCAAATGGGAGAATTGCCCAAGCTCGGCGCGATAGCGGGGGCGTTACCGCCCATTTCGGCGCCCGATCTGTCGCTGGAGGGAATCCGCCGGTCGGTGCCGATCGCACTTGGCATGACGATCCTCGGGCTCACCGAGGCATTGTCGATCGCACGCGCCATCGGCGTGCGCTCGGGTCAGCGCATCGAAGCCAATCAGGAGTTCATCGGCCAGGGACTGTCCAATCTCGCCGGTTCGTTCTTCTCCGCCTACCCGTCGAGCGGCTCGTTCAATCGCAGCGGCGTGAACTACGAAGCGGGTGCGGCGACCCCGCTCTCCCCGGTCATCGCGGCTGGCCTGCTGATCGTATTCGTGCTCGCCGTGGCGCCCTTGTTCGCGCATTTGCCGATTGCCGTGATGGCCGCGATCCTGTTTCTCGTCGGCTACGGGCTGATCGACGTGCAGCATGTGCGCCAGGTCGGGCACACCAGCCGGCGAGAAGGCGCCATCATGCTGGCCACGTTCCTCACGGGGCTGTTCGTCGACCTCGAATTCGCCATCATCGCCGGCGTGCTGTTCTCGCTCATCGTTTACCTGCGTCGAACCTCGCACCCGCTCATCATCGACGTGAAGCCCGATCCGGCGCCGGACAGTTACCACTTCAGCGCGGATAGCGGACTGCCCGACTGTCCGCAGGTCAAAATGGTGCGCGTGAACGGCTCGCTGTACTTCGGCGCGGTCGACCACGTGGCGAAGTGCTTCGCCGATTTCGATCCGCGACAAAGGCACCTGATCGTGGTCGCCAGCGGGATCAACTTCATCGATGTGGCAGGTGCCGAGATGCTGGTGGCCGAGGCCCGTCGCCGGCGTGCGCTCGGCGGCGGCTTGTACTTCTACCGCGTCAAGGACGAGGTGCGCCGGCTGCTCGAACGCGGCGGTTACCTGACGGCGCTGGGACCCGAGAATCTTTTTCCGGTCAAGCGCCGCGTCATTGCGACCCTTTATCCGCGCTTCGATGTGGAGACCTGCCGGCACTGCAAACATCGCATCTTCGCCGAATGCCAGGAATATCTCCCCGACGGCGAACGCCGCTCCGACGCGAAGACCGCGGATTCGAGCTGAGACCGGCCATTGCCGTACGCGCAGCTCGGCCGCTGCCGCAACTCAGCCGCTGCTTCTGCGCTCGGTTCGGGTGCAGAAGAGCTCGCGCCGGCCGTTAACGGGGCGGGCGAGTCCGTCCGTCGGGCGCCGCAGACACGACAACTTCGATTACACTGTATACGCATACTGGAGAATCGTCGGATGGGGATCAACGACGACGCGTCCGCTGGTCAAGCACCGCACGCCGATGCTCTTGCGGCCGGCAACGTACTGAACGCGCTTCCGCCCGGCTATCGGCTGCAGGAGTATTCGCTCGACGGCGTGCTCGGTTACGGCGGGTTCGGGATCACCTATCTCGCGACCGATCACAACCTGAAGTGCAATCTCGCGATCAAGGAATACCTGCCGTCGGACCAGGCAGTACGCGACGGCACCTTTTCCCTTCGGCCCAAGTCGCCGGGCGCAGCCGAGATCTTCCATTGGGGGCTGAGCCGATTCATCGAGGAAGCGCGCGCGCTAGCCACCTTCAACCACCCGCATATCGTACGGGTGCTGCGTTTCTTCGAGTCGAACAATACCGCCTACATGGTGATGGAACTGATCGGCGGCCAGCCCTTCGGCGAATGGGTCAAACGCAAGCGACCGCTGTCCGAGGCGGACTTGCTCGCGGTGGTGCGTCCGATACTCGACGGGCTGGCGATGATCCATGCCAGCGGCTTCGTGCATCGCGATATCAAGCCCGGCAACATCCACATGCGTACGGACACCGATCCGTGCCTGCTCGATTTCGGCGCTGCGCGCAAGCTGGTCAGCGGCAAGGGCGGCGAACTGACCGCGATCGTGACGCCCGGATATGCAGCTCTGGAGCAATACCACTCGCATGGCCACCAAGGCCCGTGGACCGACCTGTATTCGTTGGCCGCCGTCATGTACGGCGTGATCACCGGCCAGCGGCCCATCGAAGCGCCGGCGCGTGCGCGCAACGATCCGCTGCCGAAGGCGGTCGCCGTCGGCGACCGCGCCATCTATTCGGAAGTCCTGCTGCGCGCGATCGACTGGGGCCTTGCGCCGGCGGAAGAAGAACGTCCCCGCAGCGTGCAGGCGTTCCTGCAAGCGCTGCCGCGCGCCGATCTGATGCAGCCTTCATCGCTGCCGCCCGCTACCGTGCGGGCGGATTCGCACTCCGGTTTCGGCACTCTGGATACTGCGCTCACCACGCAGCTCGAGGCAGCGCTCGCCCGACATCTCGGGCCCATGGCCTCGGTGCTGGTCCGGCGGCACAGCAAGGAGCATACGACGCTGGGTCCGCTGCGCGCCGCTCTCGCCAACGATATCGAAAGCGAAACCTCGCGTCGCACCTTCCTCGAGCGTACCGAAGGGCTGCTGCGCGGCGAGTCCCCGAGCCGGCCTCCAACCACGGTTCCTGGCTCGCGCGCACCGGTCAGCCGACCGCCCACCGCCCCGCCGACCACGGTGCCGCCCATGTTCGATCCCCAGTTCCTGGCCGCAGTCGAAGCCGAGCTCGCCAATCATCTCGGCCCGCTGGCCGCCGTCCTGGTGCGAAAATCGGCCGCCAAGGCGCGCGATCGCGCGGAGCTGTTCCTGCTTCTGTCGGATCACATCGCCAACACCGATCAACGCCGCGCCTTCATCCG from Betaproteobacteria bacterium includes these protein-coding regions:
- a CDS encoding c-type cytochrome; translated protein: MTRFILAVAAFVAGISSVAAADIEAGRKKATEVCAACHGPDGNSPTADFPRIAGQHPDYIAKAMRDYKTGARKDPIMGGFAKPLTSAEIENLAAYYASQRGLQNKY
- a CDS encoding STAS domain-containing protein, which produces MAGLIGAVIVLPQGVAFATLAGMPPEYGLYAAMVPAVVAALFGSSFHLVSGPTNALSILLFAQLAPLAEPASVEYVQLALTVTFLTGAMQLTLGLAGMGVLVNFISHSVVIGFTAAAGLLIIASQLSNFFGVDIPRGSSFFQILRVFVAEAASGGINWMVTLVAVFTIAIAIVTRRFYPKFPYMIVAVVAGALFGAGVEWLFGRQMGELPKLGAIAGALPPISAPDLSLEGIRRSVPIALGMTILGLTEALSIARAIGVRSGQRIEANQEFIGQGLSNLAGSFFSAYPSSGSFNRSGVNYEAGAATPLSPVIAAGLLIVFVLAVAPLFAHLPIAVMAAILFLVGYGLIDVQHVRQVGHTSRREGAIMLATFLTGLFVDLEFAIIAGVLFSLIVYLRRTSHPLIIDVKPDPAPDSYHFSADSGLPDCPQVKMVRVNGSLYFGAVDHVAKCFADFDPRQRHLIVVASGINFIDVAGAEMLVAEARRRRALGGGLYFYRVKDEVRRLLERGGYLTALGPENLFPVKRRVIATLYPRFDVETCRHCKHRIFAECQEYLPDGERRSDAKTADSS
- a CDS encoding protein kinase, whose protein sequence is MGINDDASAGQAPHADALAAGNVLNALPPGYRLQEYSLDGVLGYGGFGITYLATDHNLKCNLAIKEYLPSDQAVRDGTFSLRPKSPGAAEIFHWGLSRFIEEARALATFNHPHIVRVLRFFESNNTAYMVMELIGGQPFGEWVKRKRPLSEADLLAVVRPILDGLAMIHASGFVHRDIKPGNIHMRTDTDPCLLDFGAARKLVSGKGGELTAIVTPGYAALEQYHSHGHQGPWTDLYSLAAVMYGVITGQRPIEAPARARNDPLPKAVAVGDRAIYSEVLLRAIDWGLAPAEEERPRSVQAFLQALPRADLMQPSSLPPATVRADSHSGFGTLDTALTTQLEAALARHLGPMASVLVRRHSKEHTTLGPLRAALANDIESETSRRTFLERTEGLLRGESPSRPPTTVPGSRAPVSRPPTAPPTTVPPMFDPQFLAAVEAELANHLGPLAAVLVRKSAAKARDRAELFLLLSDHIANTDQRRAFIRKSVAAFKDKG
- a CDS encoding c-type cytochrome, coding for MKRKRTLLLAVLAAAFAAEAGAAEESGVQDVRNKLAMCQGCHGIEGYRMAFPEVYSVPKLGGQHPAYIVKALQAYKAGTRNNETMRAIASSLTEQDMAALAAYYGGQGTQTAATK